From the genome of Azospira restricta, one region includes:
- a CDS encoding EAL domain-containing protein: MKNKAPPSDRATLLVVDDTPENLGVLSELLQPHYTVRAANSGARALAVAASEPRPDLILLDVMMPEMDGYAVVERLKADPATRDIPVIFITALSASEDERHGLELGAVDYITKPIRPAIVLARVHTHLELKRARDRLRDENAWLEAEVAQRNRQRELILMSAGEGIFGTDTAGDIVFINPAAAAMLGHAREELLGRNAHALVHRHAAGDACALPDYLAGRLAARDIEERFVRRDGETLAVELSCQPMLEADAILGAVVSFRDIGERKRYIAEIERKSNFDALTGLPNRNLLGDRLAQGVERCRESGNMLAVLALNLDRFKSANDALGHATGDALLRAAAQRLLAGVPAGVTLARVEGDEFVLAMESGGADEVRRLAQPLLEALAEPYRVGERDCFLSASIGVALYPRDGGNPEALLKNAGAALARAKAAGGNGYHFYAVEMNARTLERLDLENDLRRAIDNGELVLHFQPQLSLISGAIVGAEALVRWQHPRHGLIPPAKFIPLAEESGLIVRLGEWVLRQACAQNRAWQAAGLPAITVAVNLSVRQVIAQDIVALTRAVLADTGLDARSLELELTESMLMADAEAFFRVTEGLKKLGVTLSIDDFGTGYSSLGYLKRFAIDRLKIDQSFVRDLTQDPNSAAIARAIISLAHSLGLAVIAEGVESEAQLGFLCSGNCDEMQGFLFSRPLPAADFEALLTAGRRLALPAAAESPGRSILLVDDEPSIIAALKRVLRRQGYTVLTAGSGAEGLELLATHEVGVVISDARMPEMPGAEFLRRVRDMHPDTVRIMLSGFTDLQAVTQAVNSGELFRFLTKPWDDMELVEVVRDAFRRYEIRHAHRSGRAS; this comes from the coding sequence GTGAAGAACAAAGCGCCACCGTCGGACCGGGCCACCCTGCTCGTCGTCGATGACACGCCGGAAAACCTCGGCGTCCTGAGCGAACTGCTGCAGCCGCACTACACCGTCCGTGCCGCCAACAGCGGTGCGCGGGCGCTGGCGGTCGCCGCCAGCGAACCGCGGCCGGACCTGATCCTGCTCGACGTGATGATGCCGGAGATGGACGGCTACGCGGTGGTCGAACGCCTCAAGGCCGACCCGGCGACGCGCGACATCCCGGTGATCTTCATCACCGCGCTCAGCGCCAGCGAGGACGAGCGGCACGGCCTCGAGCTCGGCGCCGTGGACTACATCACCAAGCCGATCCGCCCGGCGATCGTGCTCGCGCGGGTGCATACGCACCTCGAGCTGAAGCGCGCGCGCGACCGGCTGCGCGACGAGAACGCCTGGCTCGAGGCCGAGGTCGCGCAGCGCAACCGGCAACGCGAGCTGATCCTGATGTCGGCGGGCGAGGGCATCTTCGGCACCGACACCGCCGGCGACATCGTCTTCATCAACCCGGCCGCCGCGGCGATGCTCGGCCATGCGCGGGAGGAACTGCTCGGCCGCAACGCGCACGCCCTCGTGCACCGCCACGCGGCCGGCGATGCCTGCGCGCTGCCCGACTATCTCGCCGGCCGCCTCGCCGCGCGCGACATCGAGGAGCGCTTCGTGCGCCGCGACGGCGAGACGTTGGCGGTGGAACTCAGTTGCCAGCCGATGCTGGAGGCCGACGCCATCCTCGGCGCGGTGGTCTCGTTCCGCGACATCGGCGAGCGCAAGCGCTACATCGCCGAGATCGAGCGCAAGTCGAACTTCGACGCGCTGACCGGCCTGCCCAACCGCAACCTGCTCGGCGACCGTCTGGCGCAGGGGGTCGAGCGCTGCCGCGAATCGGGCAACATGCTGGCGGTGCTGGCGCTCAATCTCGACCGCTTCAAGAGCGCCAACGACGCGCTTGGCCACGCCACCGGCGACGCGCTGCTGCGCGCGGCGGCGCAGCGGCTGCTCGCCGGCGTTCCCGCCGGCGTCACGCTGGCGCGCGTCGAGGGCGACGAGTTCGTGCTGGCGATGGAAAGCGGCGGCGCCGACGAGGTCCGCCGGCTGGCGCAGCCGCTGCTCGAGGCGCTGGCCGAACCCTACCGCGTCGGCGAACGGGATTGCTTCCTTTCCGCCAGCATCGGCGTCGCGCTTTATCCGCGCGACGGCGGCAACCCCGAGGCGCTGCTGAAGAACGCCGGCGCTGCGCTCGCCCGGGCCAAGGCCGCCGGCGGCAACGGCTACCATTTCTACGCGGTCGAGATGAACGCGCGCACGCTGGAGCGGCTCGACCTCGAGAACGACCTGCGGCGCGCGATCGACAACGGCGAACTGGTCCTGCACTTCCAGCCGCAGCTGAGCCTGATCAGCGGCGCGATCGTCGGCGCCGAGGCGCTGGTGCGCTGGCAGCATCCGCGGCACGGGCTGATCCCGCCGGCGAAATTCATCCCGCTGGCCGAAGAGAGCGGGCTCATCGTCCGCCTCGGCGAATGGGTGCTGCGCCAGGCCTGCGCGCAGAACCGCGCCTGGCAGGCGGCCGGGCTGCCGGCCATCACCGTCGCCGTGAACCTGTCGGTGCGGCAGGTGATCGCGCAGGACATCGTCGCGCTGACGCGCGCCGTCCTCGCCGACACCGGGCTCGACGCCCGCTCGCTCGAGCTCGAGCTGACCGAGAGCATGCTGATGGCCGACGCCGAGGCCTTCTTCCGCGTCACCGAGGGCTTGAAGAAACTCGGCGTGACGCTGTCGATCGACGACTTCGGCACCGGCTACTCGTCGCTCGGCTACCTCAAGCGCTTCGCCATCGACCGCCTGAAAATCGACCAGTCCTTCGTTCGCGACCTGACCCAGGACCCCAACAGCGCGGCGATCGCGCGCGCCATCATCTCGCTGGCGCACAGCCTGGGGCTGGCGGTGATCGCCGAGGGCGTCGAGAGCGAGGCGCAGCTCGGCTTCCTGTGCTCCGGCAACTGCGACGAGATGCAGGGCTTCCTGTTCAGCCGGCCGCTGCCGGCCGCCGATTTCGAGGCGCTGCTGACCGCCGGGCGGCGGCTGGCGCTGCCGGCCGCGGCCGAATCGCCGGGGCGCAGCATCCTCCTCGTCGACGACGAGCCGTCGATCATCGCGGCACTGAAGCGCGTGCTCAGGCGCCAGGGCTACACCGTCCTCACCGCCGGCAGCGGCGCCGAAGGGCTGGAACTGCTCGCCACGCACGAAGTCGGCGTCGTCATCTCCGACGCGCGCATGCCCGAGATGCCCGGCGCCGAGTTCCTCCGCCGCGTCCGCGACATGCACCCGGACACCGTGCGCATCATGCTCTCCGGCTTCACCGACCTGCAGGCGGTGACGCAGGCGGTGAACTCCGGCGAGCTGTTCCGCTTCCTGACCAAGCCGTGGGACGACATGGAACTGGTCGAGGTCGTGCGCGACGCCTTCCGCCGCTACGAGATCCGCCACGCGCACCGCTCGGGAAGGGCGTCGTGA
- a CDS encoding TPM domain-containing protein, with the protein MDVVRFLRHALVPQWWAMRAFPPATLAALEAAIAASERQHTGELRFVVEAALPPQHLLAGRSARERAIELFAQLRVWDTEANSGVLIYVQLLDRKVEIVADRGIDARVGQAFWEAVCGRVQAAFHAGRFEAGALAAIGEITAALAAHFPPAAANPNELPDRPLLL; encoded by the coding sequence ATGGACGTCGTACGTTTTCTCAGACATGCGCTGGTGCCCCAGTGGTGGGCGATGCGCGCCTTCCCGCCGGCGACGCTGGCGGCGCTCGAGGCGGCGATCGCCGCCTCCGAGCGGCAGCACACCGGCGAGCTGCGCTTCGTCGTCGAGGCGGCGCTGCCGCCGCAGCACCTGCTCGCCGGGCGCAGTGCGCGCGAACGTGCGATCGAACTCTTCGCGCAGCTGCGGGTGTGGGACACCGAGGCCAACAGCGGCGTGCTGATCTACGTCCAGCTGCTCGACCGCAAGGTCGAGATCGTCGCCGACCGCGGCATCGATGCGCGCGTCGGCCAGGCCTTCTGGGAGGCGGTCTGCGGCCGCGTGCAGGCGGCCTTCCACGCGGGGCGCTTCGAAGCCGGCGCGCTCGCCGCGATCGGCGAGATCACCGCGGCGCTGGCGGCGCACTTCCCGCCGGCGGCGGCCAACCCGAACGAACTGCCGGACCGGCCGCTGCTGCTGTAG
- a CDS encoding TPM domain-containing protein has protein sequence MRRVLAALWLAGWAALAGAQDLQPVPALTARVTDLTATLSSEQRSQLETKLAAFEREKGVQIAVLLVPTTQPEAIEQYAIRVAEQWKLGRQGVDDGALLLIAKQDRKLRIEVGYGLEGALNDATAKRIVAETITPQFRERRFYEGIDAGVERIFAVVGGEPLPPAKGAAGGTTGQGGDGFDIQDILVVGLVLVTVVAGILRAIFGRFLGAAAVGGLAGFIVMAIASSLLIAVIAGVVVFVLALLSGGRGFGGFSGGSWGGSGGGGFGGFSGGGGGFGGGGASGDW, from the coding sequence ATGCGCCGCGTCCTCGCTGCGCTGTGGCTCGCCGGCTGGGCGGCGCTCGCCGGCGCGCAGGACCTGCAGCCGGTGCCGGCGCTGACGGCGCGCGTCACCGACCTCACCGCGACCCTCAGCAGCGAGCAGCGCAGCCAGCTGGAAACCAAGCTCGCCGCCTTCGAGCGCGAGAAGGGCGTGCAGATCGCCGTGCTGCTGGTGCCGACGACGCAGCCGGAAGCCATCGAGCAGTACGCGATCCGCGTCGCCGAACAATGGAAGCTCGGCCGCCAGGGCGTCGACGACGGCGCCCTGCTGCTCATTGCCAAGCAGGACCGCAAGCTGCGCATCGAGGTCGGCTACGGGCTCGAAGGCGCGCTCAACGACGCCACCGCCAAGCGCATCGTCGCCGAGACGATCACCCCGCAGTTCCGCGAGCGCCGCTTTTATGAGGGCATCGACGCCGGCGTCGAGCGCATCTTCGCGGTCGTCGGCGGCGAGCCGCTGCCGCCGGCGAAGGGCGCTGCCGGCGGCACGACGGGGCAGGGCGGCGACGGCTTCGATATCCAGGACATCCTGGTCGTCGGCCTGGTGCTGGTCACCGTCGTCGCCGGCATCCTGCGCGCGATCTTCGGCCGCTTCCTCGGCGCCGCGGCTGTCGGCGGCCTCGCCGGCTTCATCGTGATGGCGATCGCCTCGTCGCTGCTGATCGCGGTCATCGCCGGCGTCGTCGTCTTCGTGCTGGCGCTGCTCTCGGGCGGGCGCGGCTTCGGCGGCTTTTCCGGCGGTTCGTGGGGCGGCTCCGGCGGTGGCGGATTCGGCGGCTTTTCCGGCGGCGGAGGCGGTTTCGGCGGCGGCGGTGCCTCGGGGGACTGGTGA
- a CDS encoding LemA family protein — translation MRFRLLAVLAFAAALLSGCGYNTFQTTDEQVKAAWSEVLNQYQRRADLVPNLVNTVKGYASHEKEVLTQVTEARARVGGIQATPELINNPQAFAQFQQAQAGLSSALSRLLVVAENYPNLKADAAFRDLQAQLEGTENRITVARNRYIKAVETYNVAVRTFPNNLTAMVFGYEVKPNFTVDNEKAISAAPKVDFGK, via the coding sequence ATGCGCTTCCGCCTGCTCGCCGTCCTCGCCTTCGCCGCCGCGCTGCTGTCCGGCTGCGGCTACAACACCTTCCAGACCACCGACGAACAGGTGAAGGCCGCCTGGTCGGAAGTGCTCAACCAGTACCAGCGCCGCGCCGACCTGGTGCCCAACCTCGTGAACACCGTGAAGGGCTACGCCAGCCACGAAAAAGAGGTGCTGACGCAGGTCACCGAGGCACGTGCCCGCGTCGGCGGCATCCAGGCGACGCCCGAGCTGATCAACAACCCGCAGGCCTTCGCCCAGTTCCAGCAGGCGCAGGCCGGCCTCTCCAGCGCGCTGTCGCGCCTGCTGGTGGTCGCCGAGAACTACCCGAACCTGAAGGCCGACGCCGCCTTCCGCGACCTGCAGGCGCAGCTCGAAGGCACCGAGAACCGCATCACCGTCGCCCGCAACCGCTACATCAAGGCGGTCGAGACCTACAACGTCGCCGTGCGCACCTTCCCCAACAACCTGACGGCGATGGTCTTCGGCTACGAAGTGAAGCCGAACTTCACCGTCGACAACGAGAAGGCGATCTCGGCGGCGCCGAAGGTCGACTTCGGCAAGTAA
- a CDS encoding CapA family protein yields the protein MSGGLRSQLCAILAAACALAPLPAAAAGELVAAPIAVGIAERAAPVVRLLFVGDVMLDDGPGRAIAAGRDPFADFADEFDRADVRIGNLETAIASGGEPIPGKFYAFRASPRVIDRLAGRFDALSVANNHSGDYGPEAFVETLSLLDIAGIQAFGGGRNLAEAHQPAWIEHSGLRIAILGYNEYKPRAFEAGPDWPGVAWSEDGHVLRGIAAARAAGADIVIPFMHWGWEGEREPSPRQRELARRMIDAGAAAVVGAHPHVTQGSETYRGRPIVYSLGNFVFDSFDSPAEREGWLLRLTVGADGVSDWQTIPAWLDDEGLPRRQPLPAPR from the coding sequence ATGAGCGGGGGGCTGCGCTCGCAACTGTGCGCGATCCTTGCCGCCGCCTGCGCGCTGGCACCGCTGCCGGCTGCCGCGGCCGGCGAGCTGGTCGCGGCGCCGATCGCCGTCGGCATCGCCGAGCGCGCAGCGCCGGTGGTGCGTCTGCTCTTCGTCGGCGACGTGATGCTCGACGATGGCCCGGGACGCGCGATCGCCGCCGGCCGCGACCCGTTCGCCGACTTCGCCGACGAGTTCGACCGCGCCGACGTGCGTATCGGCAACCTGGAGACGGCGATCGCCTCCGGCGGCGAGCCGATTCCCGGCAAGTTCTACGCCTTCCGCGCCAGCCCGCGCGTCATCGACCGCCTCGCCGGCCGCTTCGACGCGCTGTCGGTGGCCAACAACCATTCCGGCGACTACGGGCCGGAGGCCTTCGTGGAAACGCTGTCGTTGCTCGACATCGCCGGCATCCAGGCCTTCGGCGGCGGCCGCAACCTGGCCGAGGCGCACCAGCCGGCGTGGATCGAGCACAGCGGCCTGCGCATCGCGATCCTCGGCTACAACGAATACAAGCCGCGCGCCTTCGAGGCCGGCCCGGACTGGCCGGGCGTCGCCTGGAGCGAGGACGGCCACGTGCTGCGCGGCATCGCCGCCGCGCGCGCGGCCGGTGCCGACATCGTCATCCCGTTCATGCACTGGGGCTGGGAGGGCGAGCGCGAGCCGTCGCCGCGCCAGCGCGAACTGGCGCGGCGGATGATCGACGCCGGCGCCGCGGCGGTGGTCGGCGCGCATCCGCACGTCACCCAGGGCAGCGAGACCTACCGGGGGCGGCCGATTGTTTACAGCCTCGGCAATTTCGTCTTCGACAGCTTCGACTCGCCGGCCGAGCGCGAGGGTTGGCTGCTGCGACTGACCGTCGGCGCCGACGGCGTCAGCGACTGGCAGACGATCCCTGCCTGGCTCGACGACGAAGGGCTGCCGCGGCGGCAGCCGCTGCCAGCACCCCGCTGA
- a CDS encoding uracil-DNA glycosylase, translated as MSLSRTRLLREMGISPVWRLRGRPDDDAAVAAAADDAVPAAAAGNAPASPAAVAIDAGSVAGMDWPALRAAVAGCTACGLCRERKQAVLGVGDERADWLFIGEGPGAEEDARGEPFVGQAGKLLDAMLAAIDLARGDNVYIANAVKCRPPGNRTPEPAEMAACRPYLQRQIALLRPKLIVLLGRAAMHAVLGEERPLGASRGRLFEYRDGELVVPVLVTYHPAYLLRNLPDKAKAWEDLLFARRTMRRQLAEG; from the coding sequence ATGAGCCTGTCGCGTACCCGCCTGCTGCGGGAGATGGGCATTTCCCCGGTCTGGCGACTGCGCGGCCGCCCTGATGACGATGCGGCCGTTGCGGCGGCGGCTGACGACGCCGTTCCCGCCGCCGCGGCCGGGAATGCGCCGGCGTCGCCGGCGGCCGTCGCCATTGACGCCGGCAGCGTCGCCGGCATGGACTGGCCGGCGTTGCGTGCCGCGGTCGCCGGCTGCACCGCCTGTGGCCTTTGCCGCGAGCGCAAGCAGGCCGTGCTCGGCGTCGGCGACGAGCGTGCCGACTGGCTGTTCATCGGCGAAGGCCCGGGCGCCGAGGAGGATGCGCGCGGCGAGCCCTTCGTCGGCCAGGCCGGCAAGCTGCTCGACGCGATGCTGGCGGCGATCGACCTCGCGCGCGGCGACAACGTCTACATCGCCAACGCGGTGAAGTGCCGTCCGCCCGGCAACCGCACGCCGGAGCCGGCGGAAATGGCCGCCTGCCGGCCGTACCTGCAGCGCCAGATCGCGCTGCTGCGGCCGAAGCTGATCGTCCTCCTCGGCCGCGCCGCGATGCACGCCGTGCTCGGCGAGGAACGTCCGCTCGGCGCCAGCCGCGGCCGGCTGTTCGAATACCGCGACGGTGAGCTGGTGGTGCCGGTGCTGGTCACCTACCACCCGGCCTACCTGCTCAGGAACCTGCCCGACAAGGCCAAGGCCTGGGAGGATCTGCTCTTCGCCCGGCGCACGATGCGCCGACAGCTGGCGGAAGGCTGA
- the rimI gene encoding ribosomal protein S18-alanine N-acetyltransferase, whose translation MSAVLAPQVEMLPMNAGDLDEIMTIESAVYPFPWTRGNFADSLAAGYSAWVCRVGGELVGYVVVMQAVDEAHLLNISVAARRQRMGFGARLLRHAMQVSRRLGAASLLLEVRPSNAAALELYQHFGFVRVGRRKAYYPAHDGREDALVLVHSLAEVKA comes from the coding sequence ATGAGCGCCGTGCTCGCGCCGCAGGTCGAGATGCTGCCGATGAACGCCGGCGATCTCGACGAGATCATGACGATCGAGTCCGCCGTCTACCCGTTTCCGTGGACCCGCGGCAACTTCGCCGATTCGCTCGCCGCCGGCTACAGCGCCTGGGTCTGCCGCGTCGGCGGCGAGCTCGTCGGCTACGTCGTCGTCATGCAGGCGGTGGACGAGGCGCACCTGCTCAACATCAGCGTCGCCGCCAGGCGCCAGCGCATGGGCTTCGGCGCCCGCCTGCTGCGCCACGCGATGCAGGTCTCGCGGCGCCTCGGTGCCGCCAGCCTGCTGCTCGAGGTGCGACCGTCGAACGCCGCCGCGCTCGAGCTCTACCAGCACTTCGGCTTCGTCCGCGTCGGCCGGCGCAAGGCCTACTACCCGGCGCACGACGGACGCGAGGACGCGCTGGTGCTGGTGCATTCGCTGGCCGAGGTCAAGGCATGA
- the tsaB gene encoding tRNA (adenosine(37)-N6)-threonylcarbamoyltransferase complex dimerization subunit type 1 TsaB, whose protein sequence is MLFLSLESSTDAGSVALWRDGAIDERHCPPGQPSSATLLPLVSALLADAGVRFADLDAIAFGAGPGSFTGLRVACGAAQGLAFAHGLPVLPVGTLEAMARAVAAPRVVVCLDARMNEVYCGLFADGVAVSPAGVHPPAEVPLPEGGGWVAAGNALTAYPVLHERLAPCVHALLPEILPTAAAVAALAAPRLARGEGIDAADAAPVYVRDKVALTIVERLAIGGKA, encoded by the coding sequence ATGCTGTTCCTCTCCCTCGAATCCTCGACCGACGCCGGGTCCGTCGCGCTGTGGCGCGACGGCGCCATCGACGAGCGCCACTGCCCGCCGGGGCAGCCCTCGTCGGCGACGCTGCTGCCGTTGGTGTCGGCGCTCCTGGCCGATGCCGGCGTGCGCTTCGCCGACCTCGACGCGATCGCCTTCGGCGCCGGCCCCGGCTCCTTCACCGGCCTGCGCGTCGCCTGCGGCGCCGCGCAGGGGCTGGCCTTCGCGCATGGGCTGCCGGTGCTGCCGGTCGGTACGCTCGAGGCGATGGCGCGTGCCGTTGCCGCGCCGCGCGTCGTCGTCTGCCTCGACGCGCGCATGAACGAGGTCTATTGCGGGCTGTTCGCCGACGGCGTCGCCGTCTCTCCGGCCGGCGTCCATCCGCCGGCCGAGGTGCCGCTGCCGGAAGGCGGTGGCTGGGTCGCCGCCGGCAACGCGCTGACCGCCTACCCGGTGCTGCACGAGCGCCTCGCGCCCTGCGTGCATGCGCTGCTGCCGGAAATCCTGCCGACCGCCGCCGCGGTCGCCGCGCTTGCCGCGCCGCGGCTGGCGCGCGGCGAGGGCATCGACGCCGCCGATGCGGCGCCGGTCTATGTCCGCGACAAGGTGGCGCTGACCATCGTCGAGCGCCTGGCGATCGGGGGCAAGGCATGA
- a CDS encoding EAL and HDOD domain-containing protein, with product MKRLIGGAETTADFNDDPFGSRPPPPAARLPADAPAVRSTIVHREELIDARSRIAGYRFRVRRLGSELAPDLGETLAALAAENLAQFANRRLALVPLAAGDWRRADFRPFVAAGTHFLVAPPAAGEPPADWLAELREIRDAGGRVALGDAGAAVADALTLADLLILDFRTHALDAFERRVRELRRQPQLALAADGIASWAEHRLCQSLGLTYSLGDFAAGADDQEPRDRLDQSRLILIEMLNLLRSDAELDEIAAVAKRDPGIAVKIVGMANSPAAGLASPVASLEQALLVLGRATVYRWLSIAMFRTGGSGRDEALLEMALWRARFLELAAAGRLGKPAGDELFLVGLLSLMDSLLGLPMDQVVRRMKLPAQVAEVLLDSAGPYGRFLLLALAVEKGRGEQAAKFADALDIAQAQVEAAAREARSWAEAALAGS from the coding sequence ATGAAGCGACTGATCGGCGGCGCCGAGACAACCGCCGACTTCAACGACGACCCCTTCGGCTCGCGGCCGCCGCCTCCGGCCGCCCGGCTGCCGGCCGACGCCCCGGCCGTGCGCAGCACGATCGTTCACCGCGAGGAACTGATCGACGCGCGCTCGCGCATCGCCGGCTACCGCTTTCGGGTCCGCCGCCTCGGCAGCGAACTGGCGCCGGATCTCGGCGAAACGCTGGCGGCGCTCGCCGCCGAGAACCTCGCCCAGTTCGCCAATCGACGGCTGGCGCTCGTGCCGCTCGCGGCCGGCGACTGGCGGCGCGCCGATTTCCGCCCCTTCGTCGCCGCCGGCACGCACTTCCTCGTCGCGCCGCCGGCCGCCGGCGAGCCGCCCGCCGACTGGCTGGCGGAGCTGCGCGAAATCCGCGATGCCGGCGGCCGCGTCGCGCTCGGCGATGCCGGCGCCGCCGTCGCCGACGCGCTCACCCTGGCCGACCTGCTCATCCTCGACTTCCGCACGCATGCGCTCGACGCCTTCGAGCGCCGCGTACGCGAGCTGCGCCGGCAGCCGCAGCTGGCCCTCGCCGCCGACGGCATCGCCAGCTGGGCCGAGCACCGCCTCTGCCAGTCGCTCGGCCTGACCTACTCGCTCGGCGACTTTGCCGCCGGCGCCGACGACCAGGAGCCGCGCGACAGGCTCGACCAGAGCCGGCTGATTCTGATCGAGATGCTCAACCTGCTGCGCAGCGACGCCGAGCTCGACGAAATCGCCGCGGTCGCCAAGCGCGACCCCGGCATCGCCGTAAAGATCGTCGGCATGGCCAACTCGCCGGCAGCCGGTCTCGCCTCGCCGGTGGCCAGCCTCGAACAGGCGCTGCTGGTGCTCGGGCGGGCGACGGTCTACCGCTGGCTGTCGATTGCGATGTTCCGTACCGGCGGCAGCGGCCGCGACGAAGCACTGCTGGAGATGGCGCTGTGGCGGGCGCGCTTCCTCGAGCTGGCGGCGGCCGGCCGGCTCGGCAAGCCGGCCGGCGACGAGCTGTTCCTGGTCGGCCTGCTGTCGCTGATGGACAGTCTGCTCGGACTGCCGATGGATCAGGTGGTGCGGCGGATGAAGCTGCCGGCGCAGGTGGCCGAGGTGCTGCTGGACAGCGCCGGACCCTACGGCCGCTTCCTGCTGCTGGCGCTGGCGGTGGAGAAGGGGCGCGGCGAACAGGCGGCGAAGTTCGCCGATGCGCTGGACATCGCGCAAGCGCAGGTCGAGGCGGCCGCGCGCGAGGCGCGCAGCTGGGCCGAGGCGGCGCTCGCGGGTAGCTAG